The DNA window AAAGGCAAAAGAAACGCGAGACCATGGTTGAGGTGAATGATGCCACTAGAGGAGAAAAATGTGTTGAACACAATGAATGTGAACCCTCATATCACAAGGAGAAGGGTAAGGgagtgattatttataatccaTTTGATACTTTGAATCTAATTGACGATGCAGAAGAGATTtctaggggtcctaacacatgcaACCCCTCTAGTAATAGTCCATGTTGAACATCACGATGTGGAATGTCCGGGggctgaataagagagaccatcagctcgcagtTAAGGACCTCGTCTCGGAACACAGGTTACATTTTATGGGCATATTAGAAACTCGTGTTCAATGTAACAATATTATGCATATTCAGTCGTTTTTGCtccctcattggaaatggtttgttgattatgtgtCTGTGGGTAACCGTATTTGGGTAACATGGGATGACAATGTTGTTgatgttcatattcttgaaTTGGGGAATCAATTTATGCATTGTCGCGTCACTAATAGGGCTGATAGTGAATCCCTCACTATCACCgttgtttatggtgcctctgagatgATTGATCGTAGGAGTTTATGGAATACTTTGGAAACATTGGCTCGAGAGCAAAGGGATGATCCCTGGCTGGTGGGGGGGGGTTTCAATGTAGTTCGAGAAATGAATGAAGTGTGTGGAGCTTCTGGTGATATAAGGACggccatggaagaattcaatgctGCTATCCAGGAGGCCGGGTTAATACCTTTGCCCATGCAGGGTGAATGGTATACTTGGCATAATTGTAGTACGAGCTCTCGGAGTCTATGGAATAGATTGGATCGGATCCtcattaatgatagatggcttgCGAGATTTCCTTCCTCGTGTTATCATAGCCTATTGCCGCGGACTTCTGACCACTCGCCACTTGTAATACATGGGGACATGCAACATCATCAACAAACAGgcggaggtatgtttcgatttgacaactacctaacacactcacctgaatttatccccagtgtgcagaatatctgGCAACATTCTATTATTGGGGTTcctatgtttgcggtaacacgtaaacttaaagcaCTAAAGCCGGTCTTCAGGGAACAAAGGAGAAAGAAGGGGGATTTAACACTCAATGTTCAATTAGCCAAAGGATTTCTTGATGAGGCGCAACAGCTGGTGAGCAATgatagacagaatgaggcACTTTTACAGCTAGAACACTGCTGCCGACTGGTTTATGCAAAAGCGGTAaaactggaacaaatcatgctgcaACAGAGAGCGAAAATACAGTGGATGAAGGAAGGTGACCAATGCACCcgaattttctttcgtaaaattgcccaGAGAAGAGTGGCGAGGAGGATAttgcagatcaatgatgattATGGGACAAGCCACACAGAACCAGGAGAGAtcatcaatgaatttgtccaTTACTACCAAAACCTCTTGGGCGGTAACAGAAGACAGATACTTATAGATATTGgatttctcagaccgtgggctaggCATATTCTTTCTAATGAAGAGGCTAGCCATCTTATTTCGATTTTCACTCCGGATGATGTGAATCAAGCAGTTTTTGATATAGCAGAAGACAAGGCTCCGGGGCCTGA is part of the Sesamum indicum cultivar Zhongzhi No. 13 unplaced genomic scaffold, S_indicum_v1.0 scaffold00701, whole genome shotgun sequence genome and encodes:
- the LOC105180325 gene encoding uncharacterized protein LOC105180325; translated protein: MWNVRGLNKRDHQLAVKDLVSEHRLHFMGILETRVQCNNIMHIQSFLLPHWKWFVDYVSVGNRIWVTWDDNVVDVHILELGNQFMHCRVTNRADSESLTITVVYGASEMIDRRSLWNTLETLAREQRDDPWLVGGGFNVVREMNEVCGASGDIRTAMEEFNAAIQEAGLIPLPMQGECVQNIWQHSIIGVPMFAVTRKLKALKPVFREQRRKKGDLTLNVQLAKGFLDEAQQLVSNDRQNEALLQLEHCCRLVYAKAVKLEQIMLQQRAKIQWMKEGDQCTRIFFRKIAQRRVARRILQINDDYGTSHTEPGEIINEFVHYYQNLLGGNRRQILIDIGFLRPWARHILSNEEASHLISIFTPDDVNQAVFDIAEDKAPGPDGYSSGFFKAAWPVVGQEVTKAVLDFFSTGKLLQQVNSTILALIPK